The genomic stretch CGACTATGTCCAGGCCTCCTGCCGACCCGTAGGAGCGAAAAATAATCCCAGAACCCGTTCCCCCGATAATCCCCGCCAGGATGGCGGCCAGCAATTGGTCATGAACCGTTATGGTCACCTTAGTGACCAGAAGGGCAAAGGAGAAGACACCCATCCCGAAGAGACTGTAAAAGAAAAACTGCCGGCTGACCCTGACCCAGCCGAGCACGAAAAGGGGAACGTTAAGGATCAGGTAGAGCCACCCCAAGTCGATTCTCTCAACGAAGTAGTAGATGATAAGGGAAAGACCTGTAAAACCACCGCTCAGGAAGTGCTTCGGCACGAGGATACCGTTGACCGCCACAGCACAGATGAAACTCCCCAGGGTAATAATGCCGCAGTTCCATAGAACGGACTTGACCTTCTTGGCGTCGATTCTTCTCAGCATGGCTCGTTCCTTTCAGCATGGAAAAGGATCTCTCCGGAATCTCGAATCTCCGGTTTGACCTTGCCGTCACCCTATCTTATACTCATGGGAGAGCTTATTCCAGTGGGACCTTCAACAGATAGACGCGGAGGAGGCAGTGCCACGAATCGACGTAATCGTGCCAGACTCTTCGGCACCCGGCTTCGATTGGAATGTCAGGCAGTGGAACTCGAACCTCATCGGATCGGTGATCGTTCCACACACTGGCAGAGGCGGTCTCCCCCCCCCGAAGGTTCAATCCCTTGGTTTCCGCAACCTGACCGCCGGACCGGGTCTCACGGCAGCCATCGCACGGTGCCAGGGCGATCTTGTCATCTTTCTTCTTTCCAGTCAGAGGATCTCTCTTGCCCCCGGCGCTCTCGACAGATTCCTCGAAGTGGCCCTCGATACGGGAGCCGGCCTTCTCTACGCGGACTTCCACGTGGCATCCGAAAAGGGCGGGGGGACCGTCGAGTGTCCGGTCATCGACTACCAGCTCGGATCGGTGCGGGACGATTTCGACTTCGGGCCCTTGGTCTTTCTATCGAGGCGATCGATCGACAGCGCGCTCCGTCGCCACGGCCCCCTGGATGAGGGCAGGTGGTCGGCCTTCTACGATTTGAGGTTGAAGATCTCAACCGATTCACGGATCGTCCGTATACCCGAGCCGCTCTGCTCCACACTAGACTCTGAGGATCAAGGGGCGGAAGAGAGGCTCTTCCACTATCTCCGCCCTGAAAACCAGCGGGCCCAACTCGAAATGGAGAGGGTCCTGACGGCTCATCTGAAGCGGATAGGCGCCTTCCTTGGACCTCGTTTCGAAAAGATCCGGCCTTCCGGTCTTCCGAAGACGGCGAGCGTCATCATCCCGGTAAAAGACCGGGAGAAAACGATCGGTGACGCCGTGAGGAGCGCTCTGGCCCAGGAGACGGATTTCGATTTCAATGTCATCGTCGTTGACAACCACTCTACTGATAGGACTCCGGAAATCCTCGATGGCCTGGCCGGAACGGATGACCGGCTTGTTCGCCTCGTCCCACCCAGAAAGGATCTCCAAATCGGCGGGTGCTGGAACGAGGCGATCCGGTCTCCCTGGTGCGGCACCTACGCTGTCCAGCTCGATTCGGACGATCTCTACGCAGGCCCGAAGGCCCTTCAAACAATGGTGGACTTTTTCGGAGAGGGCGATTACGCCATGGTCGTCGGTGCATACAGAACAGCAGACCTCCTCCAGAGGGAGATCCCCCCCGGTGTTGTGGATCACCGGGAATGGACCCGGGAGAATGGCAGGAACAACCTGCTCCGCGTCAACGGCCTCGGCGCTCCCAGGGCCTTCTTTGCTCCCCTGGTGAGGCGCCACCCGTTTCCGAATGTCAGCTATGGAGAGGACTATGCAATGGGACTCCGCCTTTCCAGGTACTACCAGATCGGGAGGATCTTCGAGCCGGTCTATGTCTGCCGCAGGTGGGAGGGCAACTCCGATGCCGGCCTTTCCAGGGAAACGGCGAACCGGCACAACCTCTACAAGGACCGCCTGAGAACTCTGGAAATCTTAGCCCGCCAACAGATGAACCGTGGAGGGGTCTGACCCGTGGAGCAGGGGAGAATCATCCCGGATGAAGACCTCGTCCCCTATCTCCCCCGCGACGGCGATCGTACCCTCTCCTCTCGGATGAGGGCTCTTTACGAACAGCAGAGGCGGACTTGGCCCCAACTGCGCCGGGCCCACGGTGCGCTGAAAAGAGCAGAGACCCGGAGGATTGAGCTGGGAGGGTGTACGGTTCTCTGCCAACATACGCCTCACCGCCTGGCCAACGTCTCGGCCAGCATGGACCCTGCCTCCATCCGCATGCGGCCCTGCTTTCTCTGTAACGAGAACCTCTATCCCGAACAGAAAGCTCTCCGGTACGGCCGGAACTATCTGATCCTCTGCAATATTGCACCCATCTTCGAGTTTCATCTGGTCATCATCCACCGCCGCCATCTTCCTCAACAGATCCAAGACCACTTCCATACGGCCCTGAGCCTGGCCCGTGATTGCTCACCCGATTTCGCCGTCATATACAACGGCCCCAGCTGCGGTGCCTCCATACCCGATCATTTCCACCTCCAGGCCTTTCCAGCGAACAACCTCCCCCTGGAGGAACAGCTCTGGACCTCCCCGGCCCCAAGATCCCGGAGGGCCCTGATAGACGAAAGGGGAATACTCATCTCCGCCCCCCAGGGCTTCTACCGGCCATTGCTGACCTTTGAGACGAGAGATCCTCTTCTGCTTTCTTCCTGGTTTCGCGAGATCCTCGATGATCTGGCCGAGTTGGGAGGAGCAACAGGCGAGCCCATGATCAATCTCGTCATGGCCTACAGAGAGGGTCGATGGCAGATGACCCTCTTTCCGAGAGAGAAACACCGCCCGGAGGCCTACTATGCCCGGGGGCAGGACCGGCTCCTCATCAGTCCCGGGGCCATCGATATGGCGGGCGTCTTCGTGATACCACGCCGGAAGGATTACCTCCGGGCCGACGCCTCGATTCTGAAAGGCATATACCGGGAAGTAACCCTGTCGGAGAGCCGGTTCTCAGGGCTCATAGATGAGATCGGGGGGAAAAAAAGGAGAAAGGGGTATCTCTCTCAAAACCGGGACTTGTGACCCAGGAGAACCACAGGAGGGAGAAGGATCCAGCCTCTCAGATGGTCCCCCTGAGGCCGATGGAGTCGGCAACCTCCCGCATTCCCATGATGACATCCTCAAAGAGCTCCGAAAGGTCCACACCGAGCATGGCAGCTCCCTTTTCGACAATCGAGCGGTCCACACCCGCTGCAAACGCCTTGTCCTTCCACTTCTTCCTCACCGATTTCGGGGTCAGATCGAGGACACTCTTGGAAGGCCGCACCAGTGCCACGGCAGTGACAAGCCCTGTCAACTCGTCGACAGCGTAAAGGACCTTCTCCATGTCGCTCTTAGGCTCCACGTCCGAGCAGATGCCCCACCCGTGAGATACGACGGCTCGGATGTACTCTTCAGGCCATCCCCTCTCGGTTAGAATCTCACGGGTCTTGCGGCAGTGCTGCTCCGGAAACCGCTCGTAGTCGAGATCGTGAACCAGACCGATGACTCCCCATTTGTCCTCGTCTTCCCCTCTCTTCCGCGCGATATAGCGCATCACCCCCTCCACGCAGAGGGCATGCTTGATCAGGCTCTCACTCTGGTTGAATTCGGTCAGAAGCGCCCACGCCTCTTCTCGAGTCGGTCTATTCTCAGCCATCGTCAAACCTCCTCATCAGGACGACTCAGCCGCCATGGGGAAACACCCCTCTCCGGACAGGCCAGCCGATGTCCCCCCGGCCGGAAGAAATGCCGACCAAGGGGACAGAGGGCTATACCCTGCGGCAGCCATCTCACCAATACCGGAGGAGAGGCCTCCTGCCGGCGATGGCCCGGTTTTCCCCTTTTCCCCTCTTCATATAACCCA from Deltaproteobacteria bacterium encodes the following:
- a CDS encoding glycosyltransferase family 2 protein — its product is MPRIDVIVPDSSAPGFDWNVRQWNSNLIGSVIVPHTGRGGLPPPKVQSLGFRNLTAGPGLTAAIARCQGDLVIFLLSSQRISLAPGALDRFLEVALDTGAGLLYADFHVASEKGGGTVECPVIDYQLGSVRDDFDFGPLVFLSRRSIDSALRRHGPLDEGRWSAFYDLRLKISTDSRIVRIPEPLCSTLDSEDQGAEERLFHYLRPENQRAQLEMERVLTAHLKRIGAFLGPRFEKIRPSGLPKTASVIIPVKDREKTIGDAVRSALAQETDFDFNVIVVDNHSTDRTPEILDGLAGTDDRLVRLVPPRKDLQIGGCWNEAIRSPWCGTYAVQLDSDDLYAGPKALQTMVDFFGEGDYAMVVGAYRTADLLQREIPPGVVDHREWTRENGRNNLLRVNGLGAPRAFFAPLVRRHPFPNVSYGEDYAMGLRLSRYYQIGRIFEPVYVCRRWEGNSDAGLSRETANRHNLYKDRLRTLEILARQQMNRGGV
- a CDS encoding DUF4922 domain-containing protein codes for the protein MEQGRIIPDEDLVPYLPRDGDRTLSSRMRALYEQQRRTWPQLRRAHGALKRAETRRIELGGCTVLCQHTPHRLANVSASMDPASIRMRPCFLCNENLYPEQKALRYGRNYLILCNIAPIFEFHLVIIHRRHLPQQIQDHFHTALSLARDCSPDFAVIYNGPSCGASIPDHFHLQAFPANNLPLEEQLWTSPAPRSRRALIDERGILISAPQGFYRPLLTFETRDPLLLSSWFREILDDLAELGGATGEPMINLVMAYREGRWQMTLFPREKHRPEAYYARGQDRLLISPGAIDMAGVFVIPRRKDYLRADASILKGIYREVTLSESRFSGLIDEIGGKKRRKGYLSQNRDL
- a CDS encoding HDIG domain-containing protein; the protein is MAENRPTREEAWALLTEFNQSESLIKHALCVEGVMRYIARKRGEDEDKWGVIGLVHDLDYERFPEQHCRKTREILTERGWPEEYIRAVVSHGWGICSDVEPKSDMEKVLYAVDELTGLVTAVALVRPSKSVLDLTPKSVRKKWKDKAFAAGVDRSIVEKGAAMLGVDLSELFEDVIMGMREVADSIGLRGTI